One segment of Ipomoea triloba cultivar NCNSP0323 chromosome 12, ASM357664v1 DNA contains the following:
- the LOC116000034 gene encoding DNA-directed RNA polymerase III subunit rpc4 yields the protein MDPESLAAATASTTTTTRKVRFAPKGPPRRAQKPVLPKAEKVEEDADATKAEELLRRFNESSTMRARAKVDKKGPTQVAFGQGSSSSLRSYIPPKGSKKPQSSSSDGGIALQQPEKEYKEPWDYYTYYPTTLPLRRPYTGNPEVLDEKDFGEASESNEYNEDAINPADNLGLFKEAPEENLFFIQLPTLMPMFKPPANAEGSETASNNPRAMRARACKFDDLPGGYLGKMVVYKSGAIKMKLGETLYDVSPGMECIFSQDVVAMNTEEKNCCNVGEISRRAVITPDVDSLLASMTN from the exons ATGGATCCAGAATCATTGGCAGCTGCCACCGCTTCCACGACTACGACCACTAGGAAG GTGAGATTTGCTCCGAAAGGTCCTCCTCGCAGAGCCCAGAAGCCTGTTTTGCCCAAAGC GGAAAAGGTTGAAGAAGATGCTGATGCCACAAAAGCGGAGGAATTGTTGCGTCGTTTCAAT GAATCTTCTACTATGAGAGCTAGGGCTAAAGTTGATAAGAAAG GGCCTACACAGGTTGCGTTCGGTCAGGGAAGTTCATCAAGTTTAAGGTCATATATCCCTCCAAAGGGTTCTAAGAAGCCTCAGAGCTCATCCTCTGATG gCGGTATTGCTCTGCAACAACCCGAGAAAGAATACAAAGAGCCTTGG GATTATTATACCTATTATCCTACAACTCTTCCCTTGAGAAGGCCCTATACTGGAAATCCAG AGGTTCTTGATGAGAAGGATTTCGGGGAGGCTTCGGAGAGTAATGAATACAATGAAGATGCAATAAATCCAGCTGATAACCTCGGCCTATTT AAGGAGGCTCCGGAGGAAAATCTGTTCTTCATCCAATTACCAACGCTTATGCCTATGTTCAAGCCACCAGCAAACGCAGAAGGCAGCGAGACAGCCAGCAACAACCCGAGGGCGATGAGGGCTAGGGCctgtaaatttgatgatttgCCCGGAGGCTATCTTGGTAAAATGGTGGTATACAAGAGCGGAGCTATCAAGATGAAACTAGGCGAAACGCTTTATGAT GTTTCTCCCGGTATGGAATGCATATTCTCTCAGGATGTTGTTGCGATGAACACAGAAGAGAAGAACTGCTGCAACGTCGGGGAAATTAGTAGACGAGCTGTTATAACTCCAGATGTCGACTCCCTCCTGGCAAGCATGACGAATTGA
- the LOC115999643 gene encoding stress-response A/B barrel domain-containing protein UP3-like, translated as MICAKPIVAHPISSPSPPSRRRFSPASVKMSARQIVEHVVLVRVKPDTEHSKVKDMVNNLSGLASIPQVRHLTTGPVLRTESPSLAFTHLLHARYDSASDLDEYNASPLHLSAVRTFLLPIIDDIMVVDWISDDFHGSVEVAPGSIIRARFLKLKENLGEKEKNEAVNAIKRKFSSIDQLTVGENISQARTKGFSIASIGVFGGLDAVKELEAQNDQKAGVKDFVDDVLVVDYAVPAN; from the coding sequence ATGATTTGCGCTAAGCCAATTGTAGCGCACCCaatttcttctccttctccccCCTCACGCCGCCGATTCTCCCCTGCTTCTGTCAAGATGTCGGCTAGGCAAATCGTCGAACATGTGGTGCTCGTTAGAGTCAAGCCGGACACAGAGCATTCCAAGGTCAAGGACATGGTCAACAACCTCTCCGGCCTCGCTTCTATCCCTCAGGTCCGCCATCTCACCACCGGTCCGGTCCTCCGTACTGAATCGCCGTCTCTGGCGTTCACTCATCTCCTACACGCGCGGTACGACTCCGCGTCCGATCTCGACGAGTACAATGCGTCTCCTCTTCACTTGTCCGCCGTCAGGACTTTCCTCCTCCCCATCATCGACGACATCATGGTGGTCGACTGGATTTCCGATGACTTCCACGGCTCCGTTGAGGTAGCGCCCGGCTCCATCATAAGAGCTAGGTTTTTGAAATTGAAGGAGAATTTGGGCGAAAAGGAGAAAAACGAAGCAGTTAATGCAATTAAAAGGAAATTCTCGTCGATTGATCAATTGACAGTTGGGGAAAATATTTCTCAGGCGAGGACGAAGGGGTTTTCGATCGCTTCAATCGGAGTATTTGGAGGATTGGATGCTGTGAAGGAGTTGGAAGCGCAGAATGATCAGAAAGCCGGCGTGAAGGATTTTGTCGACGACGTGTTGGTCGTGGATTACGCCGTTCCGGCGAATTAA
- the LOC115999642 gene encoding stress-response A/B barrel domain-containing protein UP3-like, whose translation MISSMRAVAGGRHILAPTSHSHSPAGGATTAASTATFRRRFSASAIKMSAGQIVEHVVLFKVKPDVEPLKINEMVGNLNGLSSMPQVLHLTAGAVVQTRSSSFAFTHMLHSRYASKSDLADYSAHPDHMGVVRANVLPICDDIMAVDWVADDLIGPVKVPPGSVFRVTFLKLKEDLGENEKNEILTVTKGIKEKFPSINQLSVGENFSPARAKGFSIASIAVFGGAKELEALESQSAAANEQKDKVRRFLDGVLVVDYAVPALHAVNL comes from the coding sequence ATGATTTCTTCAATGAGAGCTGTTGCGGGTGGGCGACACATTTTAGCTCCAACCTCACACTCGCACTCTCCGGCCGGTGGCGCCACCACGGCCGCCTCAACTGCCACCTTCCGCCGCCGCTTCTCTGCCTCAGCTATCAAAATGTCGGCTGGGCAAATCGTCGAGCACGTGGTGCTCTTCAAGGTGAAGCCGGATGTGGAGCCATTGAAGATCAATGAGATGGTGGGGAACCTTAACGGCCTCTCTTCTATGCCTCAGGTGCTCCACCTCACCGCCGGCGCGGTGGTTCAAACAAGATCCTCATCCTTCGCCTTCACGCACATGCTCCATTCCCGGTACGCCTCCAAATCCGACCTCGCCGATTACTCTGCGCACCCCGATCATATGGGCGTGGTTAGGGCTAACGTCCTTCCCATCTGCGACGACATCATGGCCGTCGATTGGGTCGCGGATGACCTAATCGGCCCCGTCAAGGTCCCGCCCGGGTCGGTTTTCAGAGTCACGTTTCTGAAAttgaaggaggatttgggggaaaatgagaaaaacgAAATCCTGACAGTGACGAAGGGAATTAAAGAGAAGTTTCCTTCGATTAATCAGCTGAGTGTGGGGGAAAACTTCTCTCCGGCGAGGGCGAAAGGGTTTTCGATTGCTTCGATTGCGGTTTTTGGTGGGGCCAAAGAACTGGAGGCTTTGGAGTCGCAGTCAGCGGCGGCGAATGAGCAGAAGGATAAGGTGAGGCGGTTTCTGGACGGCGTGCTGGTGGTGGATTACGCCGTTCCGGCTTTGCACGCCGTTAATCTCTAG
- the LOC115998959 gene encoding uncharacterized protein LOC115998959 isoform X1, giving the protein MFLPILNIPGEISRREGFRMEKIEESGSPGWGASLYQTTEDVAKAVAAAAAAVRSPRPSVVYSAKDDTGSPMKKLQNQVSKLIKGLSSPPEAKSRLYNPEILTSQKRQWANFQLQSLDHRVWKEPSRLFESMVVVGLHPSCDIHALQSLYFSRKSEGSGRFRSALSGQHHSRVEPNLEPQVLFVYPPEKQLPLKYKDLLSFCFPAGVEVHAVERTPSMSELNEILLGQEHLKQSDQSFVFRLQVADNSTLYGCCVLVEEIVQKPSGLISMMSEGQPSQNGLSRHILTTRRCYCILSRLPYFELHFGVLNSIFIEERLERLTKQIGDLDINPSTLFDKEDFEEKSSSTSLDDREHNLLDGAPDNSQSSTCESVTVININERSHAENESLEGCNSSSKETSCDNAVAVDSDIQKHHETKVDIYPSEEASCADIGKHHSTKEDVSSKEASSGGIEKQHETKGDASSSKEASSSDLEKQKQHETKGDASSSKEASDSNDVPIDGDIEKHHDSKEDISSKEASSDNAIPIDDDTEKHHDSKGDVIGSERLDSDTCEDDNKHLVERSLPNAVLPLLRYQQYESSDSSYSFQGSPSEDRHFRSDIDEAETEVSFSGQDESSQNSDILEWAKDSNHGSLQIICEYYKLQLPASGSTIKFHPLDHLHPLEYHRPDETVLHVAGSTIDLKSCSTSLELAEVHNALMVEEEANALSVWAIACLCGSLRLEHVLTLFAAALLEKQVVVVCSNLGILSACIMAIIPLIRPYQWQSLLMPVLPNDMLDFLDAPVPYIVGVKNKNSELQSKLTNVVLVDVNKNQMKSHSIPQLPQQKELYASLSSYHGKLVGESFLGKKRPVYECTDVQAEAARGFLRVLRSYLDSLCSNLRCHTITNVQSNNDKVSLLLKDSFIESFPYRDRPFMKLFVDTQLFSVHTDFVLSFFQKE; this is encoded by the exons ATGTTTCTTCCGATATTAAATATTCCTGGAGAGATATCG AGAAGGGAAGGTTTTCGaatggagaaaattgaagagtcAGGTAGCCCTGGTTGGGGTGCATCATTATACCAGACCACTGAAGATGTTGCAAAagctgttgctgctgctgcagcTGCTGTTCGGTCCCCCAGGCCTTCTGTGGTATATTCAGCCAAAGATGATACTGGTAGCCCAATGAAGAAACTTCAGAATCAAGTTTCTAAATTGATTAAAGGTTTATCAAGTCCTCCTGAAGCAAAAAGTAGACTTTACAACCCAGAAATATTAACTAGCCAAAAACGCCAATGGGCCAACTTTCAGTTGCAATCTCTG GATCACAGAGTTTGGAAAGAACCATCAAGGCTGTTTGAAAGCATGGTAGTCGTTGGACTTCATCCTAGTTGCGATATTCACGCACTTCAAAGCCTTTACTTTTCAAGGAAGTCTGAAGGTTCAGGAAGATTTAGAAGTGCTCTCAGTGGTCAGCATCATTCACGTGTGGAACCCAACCTTGAGCCTCAG GTCTTGTTTGTATACCCTCCAGAAAAACAACTTCCATTGAAGTACAAGGATCTTCTTTCATTCTGTTTCCCAGCTGGAGTAGAG GTTCATGCTGTTGAAAGAACTCCTTCAATGAGTGAGTTAAATGAAATACTTTTAGGGCAG GAACACCTGAAACAAAGTGATCAGTCATTTGTGTTTAGGCTGCAG GTTGCTGATAATTCAACTCTTTATGGTTGCTGCGTATTAGTTGAAGAAATTGTTCAAAAACCCTCTGGATTGATTTCAATGATGTCAGAAGGCCAGCCGTCTCAAAATGGCTTGAGTCGCCATATTTTGACTACACGCCGTTGTTATTGTATTCTTTCCAGGCTTCCATATTTTGAGCTCCATTTTGGTGTACTGAATAG CATCTTCATTGAGGAGAGGTTGGAGCGGTTAACAAAACAAATTGGTGATCTTGATATCAATCCTTCCACACTTTTTGATAAAGaagattttgaagaaaaatcttCTAGCACTTCATTGGATGATAGGGAACACAACCTGTTGGATGGAGCTCCTGACAATTCTCAGTCAAGCACATGCGAATCTGTTACCGTGATAAACATCAATGAGAGATCTCATGCGGAAAATGAAAGTTTAGAAGGGTGCAACTCCTCTTCAAAGGAGACTAGTTGTGATAATGCTGTTGCAGTTGATAGTGACATACAGAAGCATCACGAGACTAAAGTTGACATATACCCTTCAGAGGAAGCTAGCTGTGCTGACATAGGGAAACATCATTCAACTAAAGAGGATGTCTCTTCAAAGGAGGCTAGCAGCGGTGGCATAGAGAAACAGCATGAGACTAAAGGGGATGCCTCATCTTCAAAGGAAGCTAGCAGCAGTGACTTAGAGAAACAGAAACAGCATGAGACTAAAGGAGATGCATCCTCTTCAAAGGAAGCTAGCGACAGTAATGATGTTCCAATTGATGGTGACATAGAGAAACATCATGACAGTAAGGAGGACATATCTTCAAAGGAAGCTAGCAGTGACAATGCTATTCCAATTGATGATGACACAGAGAAGCATCATGATAGTAAGGGAGATGTAATTGGATCAGAAAGACTTGATTCTGATACTTGCGAAGATGATAACAAACATTTGGTTGAGAGGAGTCTGCCAAATGCTGTTTTGCCACTTTTACGATATCAACAATATGAGAGCTCAGACTCTTCATATAG TTTCCAGGGCTCTCCAAGTGAAGATAGGCATttcaggagtgacattgatGAAGCAGAGACAGAAGTATCTTTTTCAGGCCAAGATGAATCCAGTCAAAATAGTGATATACTTGAATGGGCCAAG GACAGTAACCATGGCTCCTTGCAAATAATATGTGAGTACTACAAGCTACAGCTCCCTGCAAGTGGTTCAACAATTAAATTTCACCCTCTGGATCACTTACATCCTTTAGAATACCATAGACCTGATGAAACAGTTTTACATGTTGCTGGATCTACAATTGACTTAAAATCATGCAGCACAAGTTTGGAACTGGCAGAG GTTCACAATGCTCTCATGGTGGAAGAGGAGGCGAATGCTTTGTCTGTCTGGGCCATTGCATGTTTATGTGGTTCCTTGCGTCTGGAGCAT GTCTTAACATTGTTCGCAGCGGCTCTCCTGGAGAAGCAAGTTGTAGTAGTTTGTTCGAATTTG GGCATATTATCTGCTTGCATCATGGCCATTATTCCACTGATTCGTCCCTACCAGTGGCAGAGCTTGTTAATGCCG GTTTTGCCAAATGATATGTTGGACTTTTTGGATGCACCTGTTCCCTATATT GTAGGTGTAAAGAACAAAAACTCTGAATTGCAGTCGAAGTTAACAAACGTTGTTCTTGTAGATGTGAACAAGAATCAG ATGAAGTCGCATTCAATACCACAATTACCCCAACAAAAGGAACTATACGCATCCTTAAGTTCGTACCATGGAAAACTTGTGGGAGAGAGTTTCTTGGGAAAGAAAAGGCCAGTTTATGAGTGTACCGATGTGCAG GCTGAAGCTGCTAGGGGTTTCCTAAGAGTGTTGCGGTCTTACCTGGATTCACTTTGTTCTAATCTTCGCTGTCACACAATTACCAATGTTCAATCAAATAATGATAAG GTATCATTGCTCTTGAAGGACAGTTTCATCGAATCTTTCCCCTACCGAGATCGACCTTTTATGAAG CTCTTCGTGGACACACAGCTCTTCTCTGTACATACAGATTTTGTACTTAGTTTCTTCCAAAAAGAATAG
- the LOC115998959 gene encoding uncharacterized protein LOC115998959 isoform X2, with amino-acid sequence MEKIEESGSPGWGASLYQTTEDVAKAVAAAAAAVRSPRPSVVYSAKDDTGSPMKKLQNQVSKLIKGLSSPPEAKSRLYNPEILTSQKRQWANFQLQSLDHRVWKEPSRLFESMVVVGLHPSCDIHALQSLYFSRKSEGSGRFRSALSGQHHSRVEPNLEPQVLFVYPPEKQLPLKYKDLLSFCFPAGVEVHAVERTPSMSELNEILLGQEHLKQSDQSFVFRLQVADNSTLYGCCVLVEEIVQKPSGLISMMSEGQPSQNGLSRHILTTRRCYCILSRLPYFELHFGVLNSIFIEERLERLTKQIGDLDINPSTLFDKEDFEEKSSSTSLDDREHNLLDGAPDNSQSSTCESVTVININERSHAENESLEGCNSSSKETSCDNAVAVDSDIQKHHETKVDIYPSEEASCADIGKHHSTKEDVSSKEASSGGIEKQHETKGDASSSKEASSSDLEKQKQHETKGDASSSKEASDSNDVPIDGDIEKHHDSKEDISSKEASSDNAIPIDDDTEKHHDSKGDVIGSERLDSDTCEDDNKHLVERSLPNAVLPLLRYQQYESSDSSYSFQGSPSEDRHFRSDIDEAETEVSFSGQDESSQNSDILEWAKDSNHGSLQIICEYYKLQLPASGSTIKFHPLDHLHPLEYHRPDETVLHVAGSTIDLKSCSTSLELAEVHNALMVEEEANALSVWAIACLCGSLRLEHVLTLFAAALLEKQVVVVCSNLGILSACIMAIIPLIRPYQWQSLLMPVLPNDMLDFLDAPVPYIVGVKNKNSELQSKLTNVVLVDVNKNQMKSHSIPQLPQQKELYASLSSYHGKLVGESFLGKKRPVYECTDVQAEAARGFLRVLRSYLDSLCSNLRCHTITNVQSNNDKVSLLLKDSFIESFPYRDRPFMKLFVDTQLFSVHTDFVLSFFQKE; translated from the exons atggagaaaattgaagagtcAGGTAGCCCTGGTTGGGGTGCATCATTATACCAGACCACTGAAGATGTTGCAAAagctgttgctgctgctgcagcTGCTGTTCGGTCCCCCAGGCCTTCTGTGGTATATTCAGCCAAAGATGATACTGGTAGCCCAATGAAGAAACTTCAGAATCAAGTTTCTAAATTGATTAAAGGTTTATCAAGTCCTCCTGAAGCAAAAAGTAGACTTTACAACCCAGAAATATTAACTAGCCAAAAACGCCAATGGGCCAACTTTCAGTTGCAATCTCTG GATCACAGAGTTTGGAAAGAACCATCAAGGCTGTTTGAAAGCATGGTAGTCGTTGGACTTCATCCTAGTTGCGATATTCACGCACTTCAAAGCCTTTACTTTTCAAGGAAGTCTGAAGGTTCAGGAAGATTTAGAAGTGCTCTCAGTGGTCAGCATCATTCACGTGTGGAACCCAACCTTGAGCCTCAG GTCTTGTTTGTATACCCTCCAGAAAAACAACTTCCATTGAAGTACAAGGATCTTCTTTCATTCTGTTTCCCAGCTGGAGTAGAG GTTCATGCTGTTGAAAGAACTCCTTCAATGAGTGAGTTAAATGAAATACTTTTAGGGCAG GAACACCTGAAACAAAGTGATCAGTCATTTGTGTTTAGGCTGCAG GTTGCTGATAATTCAACTCTTTATGGTTGCTGCGTATTAGTTGAAGAAATTGTTCAAAAACCCTCTGGATTGATTTCAATGATGTCAGAAGGCCAGCCGTCTCAAAATGGCTTGAGTCGCCATATTTTGACTACACGCCGTTGTTATTGTATTCTTTCCAGGCTTCCATATTTTGAGCTCCATTTTGGTGTACTGAATAG CATCTTCATTGAGGAGAGGTTGGAGCGGTTAACAAAACAAATTGGTGATCTTGATATCAATCCTTCCACACTTTTTGATAAAGaagattttgaagaaaaatcttCTAGCACTTCATTGGATGATAGGGAACACAACCTGTTGGATGGAGCTCCTGACAATTCTCAGTCAAGCACATGCGAATCTGTTACCGTGATAAACATCAATGAGAGATCTCATGCGGAAAATGAAAGTTTAGAAGGGTGCAACTCCTCTTCAAAGGAGACTAGTTGTGATAATGCTGTTGCAGTTGATAGTGACATACAGAAGCATCACGAGACTAAAGTTGACATATACCCTTCAGAGGAAGCTAGCTGTGCTGACATAGGGAAACATCATTCAACTAAAGAGGATGTCTCTTCAAAGGAGGCTAGCAGCGGTGGCATAGAGAAACAGCATGAGACTAAAGGGGATGCCTCATCTTCAAAGGAAGCTAGCAGCAGTGACTTAGAGAAACAGAAACAGCATGAGACTAAAGGAGATGCATCCTCTTCAAAGGAAGCTAGCGACAGTAATGATGTTCCAATTGATGGTGACATAGAGAAACATCATGACAGTAAGGAGGACATATCTTCAAAGGAAGCTAGCAGTGACAATGCTATTCCAATTGATGATGACACAGAGAAGCATCATGATAGTAAGGGAGATGTAATTGGATCAGAAAGACTTGATTCTGATACTTGCGAAGATGATAACAAACATTTGGTTGAGAGGAGTCTGCCAAATGCTGTTTTGCCACTTTTACGATATCAACAATATGAGAGCTCAGACTCTTCATATAG TTTCCAGGGCTCTCCAAGTGAAGATAGGCATttcaggagtgacattgatGAAGCAGAGACAGAAGTATCTTTTTCAGGCCAAGATGAATCCAGTCAAAATAGTGATATACTTGAATGGGCCAAG GACAGTAACCATGGCTCCTTGCAAATAATATGTGAGTACTACAAGCTACAGCTCCCTGCAAGTGGTTCAACAATTAAATTTCACCCTCTGGATCACTTACATCCTTTAGAATACCATAGACCTGATGAAACAGTTTTACATGTTGCTGGATCTACAATTGACTTAAAATCATGCAGCACAAGTTTGGAACTGGCAGAG GTTCACAATGCTCTCATGGTGGAAGAGGAGGCGAATGCTTTGTCTGTCTGGGCCATTGCATGTTTATGTGGTTCCTTGCGTCTGGAGCAT GTCTTAACATTGTTCGCAGCGGCTCTCCTGGAGAAGCAAGTTGTAGTAGTTTGTTCGAATTTG GGCATATTATCTGCTTGCATCATGGCCATTATTCCACTGATTCGTCCCTACCAGTGGCAGAGCTTGTTAATGCCG GTTTTGCCAAATGATATGTTGGACTTTTTGGATGCACCTGTTCCCTATATT GTAGGTGTAAAGAACAAAAACTCTGAATTGCAGTCGAAGTTAACAAACGTTGTTCTTGTAGATGTGAACAAGAATCAG ATGAAGTCGCATTCAATACCACAATTACCCCAACAAAAGGAACTATACGCATCCTTAAGTTCGTACCATGGAAAACTTGTGGGAGAGAGTTTCTTGGGAAAGAAAAGGCCAGTTTATGAGTGTACCGATGTGCAG GCTGAAGCTGCTAGGGGTTTCCTAAGAGTGTTGCGGTCTTACCTGGATTCACTTTGTTCTAATCTTCGCTGTCACACAATTACCAATGTTCAATCAAATAATGATAAG GTATCATTGCTCTTGAAGGACAGTTTCATCGAATCTTTCCCCTACCGAGATCGACCTTTTATGAAG CTCTTCGTGGACACACAGCTCTTCTCTGTACATACAGATTTTGTACTTAGTTTCTTCCAAAAAGAATAG
- the LOC115998959 gene encoding uncharacterized protein LOC115998959 isoform X3 has translation MVVVGLHPSCDIHALQSLYFSRKSEGSGRFRSALSGQHHSRVEPNLEPQVLFVYPPEKQLPLKYKDLLSFCFPAGVEVHAVERTPSMSELNEILLGQEHLKQSDQSFVFRLQVADNSTLYGCCVLVEEIVQKPSGLISMMSEGQPSQNGLSRHILTTRRCYCILSRLPYFELHFGVLNSIFIEERLERLTKQIGDLDINPSTLFDKEDFEEKSSSTSLDDREHNLLDGAPDNSQSSTCESVTVININERSHAENESLEGCNSSSKETSCDNAVAVDSDIQKHHETKVDIYPSEEASCADIGKHHSTKEDVSSKEASSGGIEKQHETKGDASSSKEASSSDLEKQKQHETKGDASSSKEASDSNDVPIDGDIEKHHDSKEDISSKEASSDNAIPIDDDTEKHHDSKGDVIGSERLDSDTCEDDNKHLVERSLPNAVLPLLRYQQYESSDSSYSFQGSPSEDRHFRSDIDEAETEVSFSGQDESSQNSDILEWAKDSNHGSLQIICEYYKLQLPASGSTIKFHPLDHLHPLEYHRPDETVLHVAGSTIDLKSCSTSLELAEVHNALMVEEEANALSVWAIACLCGSLRLEHVLTLFAAALLEKQVVVVCSNLGILSACIMAIIPLIRPYQWQSLLMPVLPNDMLDFLDAPVPYIVGVKNKNSELQSKLTNVVLVDVNKNQMKSHSIPQLPQQKELYASLSSYHGKLVGESFLGKKRPVYECTDVQAEAARGFLRVLRSYLDSLCSNLRCHTITNVQSNNDKVSLLLKDSFIESFPYRDRPFMKLFVDTQLFSVHTDFVLSFFQKE, from the exons ATGGTAGTCGTTGGACTTCATCCTAGTTGCGATATTCACGCACTTCAAAGCCTTTACTTTTCAAGGAAGTCTGAAGGTTCAGGAAGATTTAGAAGTGCTCTCAGTGGTCAGCATCATTCACGTGTGGAACCCAACCTTGAGCCTCAG GTCTTGTTTGTATACCCTCCAGAAAAACAACTTCCATTGAAGTACAAGGATCTTCTTTCATTCTGTTTCCCAGCTGGAGTAGAG GTTCATGCTGTTGAAAGAACTCCTTCAATGAGTGAGTTAAATGAAATACTTTTAGGGCAG GAACACCTGAAACAAAGTGATCAGTCATTTGTGTTTAGGCTGCAG GTTGCTGATAATTCAACTCTTTATGGTTGCTGCGTATTAGTTGAAGAAATTGTTCAAAAACCCTCTGGATTGATTTCAATGATGTCAGAAGGCCAGCCGTCTCAAAATGGCTTGAGTCGCCATATTTTGACTACACGCCGTTGTTATTGTATTCTTTCCAGGCTTCCATATTTTGAGCTCCATTTTGGTGTACTGAATAG CATCTTCATTGAGGAGAGGTTGGAGCGGTTAACAAAACAAATTGGTGATCTTGATATCAATCCTTCCACACTTTTTGATAAAGaagattttgaagaaaaatcttCTAGCACTTCATTGGATGATAGGGAACACAACCTGTTGGATGGAGCTCCTGACAATTCTCAGTCAAGCACATGCGAATCTGTTACCGTGATAAACATCAATGAGAGATCTCATGCGGAAAATGAAAGTTTAGAAGGGTGCAACTCCTCTTCAAAGGAGACTAGTTGTGATAATGCTGTTGCAGTTGATAGTGACATACAGAAGCATCACGAGACTAAAGTTGACATATACCCTTCAGAGGAAGCTAGCTGTGCTGACATAGGGAAACATCATTCAACTAAAGAGGATGTCTCTTCAAAGGAGGCTAGCAGCGGTGGCATAGAGAAACAGCATGAGACTAAAGGGGATGCCTCATCTTCAAAGGAAGCTAGCAGCAGTGACTTAGAGAAACAGAAACAGCATGAGACTAAAGGAGATGCATCCTCTTCAAAGGAAGCTAGCGACAGTAATGATGTTCCAATTGATGGTGACATAGAGAAACATCATGACAGTAAGGAGGACATATCTTCAAAGGAAGCTAGCAGTGACAATGCTATTCCAATTGATGATGACACAGAGAAGCATCATGATAGTAAGGGAGATGTAATTGGATCAGAAAGACTTGATTCTGATACTTGCGAAGATGATAACAAACATTTGGTTGAGAGGAGTCTGCCAAATGCTGTTTTGCCACTTTTACGATATCAACAATATGAGAGCTCAGACTCTTCATATAG TTTCCAGGGCTCTCCAAGTGAAGATAGGCATttcaggagtgacattgatGAAGCAGAGACAGAAGTATCTTTTTCAGGCCAAGATGAATCCAGTCAAAATAGTGATATACTTGAATGGGCCAAG GACAGTAACCATGGCTCCTTGCAAATAATATGTGAGTACTACAAGCTACAGCTCCCTGCAAGTGGTTCAACAATTAAATTTCACCCTCTGGATCACTTACATCCTTTAGAATACCATAGACCTGATGAAACAGTTTTACATGTTGCTGGATCTACAATTGACTTAAAATCATGCAGCACAAGTTTGGAACTGGCAGAG GTTCACAATGCTCTCATGGTGGAAGAGGAGGCGAATGCTTTGTCTGTCTGGGCCATTGCATGTTTATGTGGTTCCTTGCGTCTGGAGCAT GTCTTAACATTGTTCGCAGCGGCTCTCCTGGAGAAGCAAGTTGTAGTAGTTTGTTCGAATTTG GGCATATTATCTGCTTGCATCATGGCCATTATTCCACTGATTCGTCCCTACCAGTGGCAGAGCTTGTTAATGCCG GTTTTGCCAAATGATATGTTGGACTTTTTGGATGCACCTGTTCCCTATATT GTAGGTGTAAAGAACAAAAACTCTGAATTGCAGTCGAAGTTAACAAACGTTGTTCTTGTAGATGTGAACAAGAATCAG ATGAAGTCGCATTCAATACCACAATTACCCCAACAAAAGGAACTATACGCATCCTTAAGTTCGTACCATGGAAAACTTGTGGGAGAGAGTTTCTTGGGAAAGAAAAGGCCAGTTTATGAGTGTACCGATGTGCAG GCTGAAGCTGCTAGGGGTTTCCTAAGAGTGTTGCGGTCTTACCTGGATTCACTTTGTTCTAATCTTCGCTGTCACACAATTACCAATGTTCAATCAAATAATGATAAG GTATCATTGCTCTTGAAGGACAGTTTCATCGAATCTTTCCCCTACCGAGATCGACCTTTTATGAAG CTCTTCGTGGACACACAGCTCTTCTCTGTACATACAGATTTTGTACTTAGTTTCTTCCAAAAAGAATAG